Within the Naumovozyma dairenensis CBS 421 chromosome 9, complete genome genome, the region ACACTATGTTATACTATGGTATAGCATGCTAAAActagaagaagataaatgGCATTTTATATCAACAAGTCTCACTGGGAAAAGAATCGTTAGAGACCGACAAACTCTCTCCTGTACTAAGAATGTACGCCCCGGACCTTGTTAATAGTGGCCTGCTTGAAAATGACTTTGGAAAAGGTCTATAAAGTACGTAGTACTGATTCTGGAATTGCCACTCTTACAGCGGCAGCTCTCTTGCTCAATCCAGTTTTTTGTCTCCTCGTAAAAATCTTCTCAATGTCTAAGATGGTTTATTTTGCACTTTAGGATTTTCAGATCGTCTTGGTTTCCTTTATAATAGATGAGCTTATTCCGATTCAATCGGGGCATAGTAACCAAGAAACGGGTCGTTTTCTCATTATTGATGAAACATGGTATTCCAATGaagttatatatttaagTTTTATGCCGAGTCAACAAGTTAACATTACGCAATTAAGTTTGAAAAGTCTCAGTACTTCTATCTTTAGAAAAAAGCAGGCTCTGGCTCACGTCTACTGACTATAAAGTGAAGGAAAGAATGGCTTAGCATTTTTGGGGATGCAATAAAGTCTTTCAATAGGAAAGGAAAATAGGTTGACTAATAATCAACAAAAACTAGTATATTGTATGAAGCTCGGATAAATAGAAACCTCATAGAATGAAacgattttttttctagAATATACAGTAATTCCTTCTTTCCATTTTGTTCtcttatttaaaatatatttaccGACAGTATTATATATCTAGCTatgtaaaatataaaaaatataggAAATAAGACAAACCACTGGAATACAATTTGCTACAGAAGTCCCtgctatatatatatatatatatgcgTGTGTGTATTATAATTACACTCTTGCATAACTGATTGATTGGCATTTTGAGACGGCGACagattattatatatgtgACGGGCTACGCGGAGAGAGACATTATACGTTATATATAACTTTAATAAGAACAGGTGGAATAACGTAATGTTAACAAAGATATACATGATTAGTGTAGGAGAAGCCCTTTGTAAGGCAGCACCTTTAAGTAGTAGAATAGTATTCCATCCTTAATATTGTACCCCACTACCCATCACAGAAAAGTATGAGCTCCGTATTGACATCCTACGAAACAGAGTTCCAAACCTCCTTTGAACAAACAATAAACGCATTAAAAGGAGCACCAGCGCAACAATTACCACAAAGAAATTCCACATTAaaacaaattgaagaacaaaaagatgaattgtTAGATTTAACAGATCAAATGgacattgaaattaataattccaTGTCCATGAATCCAAATGATCGTGCCATATATAAGGCGAAATTACGTCAATATaagaaagatattgaatcaCAAATTAAAATCcctttacaaaaattaatagaTATGAAAGATAGAGATCTTCTGTTTGGTGATTCATTGAATAAcatgaataataacaacaatggTATGGATGGGACCACAGAAGAACAAAGACAACAAATGTTAGCAAACCATGCAATCTTACAAAAATCAggtgataaattaaaagatgCAAGTCGATTGGCTAATGAAACAGAAGGAATTGGATCACAAATTATGATGGATTTGAGATCACAAAGAGAAACTTTGGAAAATTCGAGACAAACTTTGTTTCAAGCAGATTCCTACGTAGATAAAAGTATAAGAACTTTGAAAGTTATGAGTACGAGATTGATCgctaataaatttattagttaCGCTATCATTGCAGTTTTAATTTTACTTATTCTTTTGGTGCTTTTCTCGAAATTTAGATCGTAATATGTCACGTATGTAGCGCACTATacatatttaatatataaaaatattaacatACTATATCGATAATGAGTTTTCGTATACATTCAAAACGTTcctaaaaaataatatgtaTAGATTTTTTTCTCATGTAGACTATTTACACTATATAAATTTTATAGACAGGTTAGTTTATAAAAGGTTTTTACTTCCTGTGTTCGTttgttttttcatttggtattttcttcagatttattaacaaaattcattttcttcattttatcctttaatttgtttataaTAGTTTTATCACCATCTTTATCCTCTTCATTCACTTGTTCACTTGGTGATGAGATCTCTACTtcgttttcttcttctacttcTTCTCCTAATGCATCTCTAGCTATCTTGCTACAAACACTACTTTGTGGTGTTAAACCAGTATGAGTACCACCAAGAGTATGTTGTCTTTTCTCCTCTTCAGATAATTCTAATACATTACTAGTAAAATTAACCAATGATTTAGCACTCTTACGTCTTGCCCATCTCTTCGATTTAACTTCATCAATCATATCAGAATCTGTTGTCCTCATAGTCGAAATTGATGCCCTTGGAGTTCTTGGTAATCTAATACATGACATACCAACGTCACTAATCCATTTGGCCACCAATGCAGTCCAACCACATTGATGTGAAGCACCAAGACCTCTACCAGTATCACCATCAAAATACTCGAAAAATGTAACataatctttgaaatatggATCTGttgataaaaatttattatatggACCATAATTGATTGCTCTTTCACCGTTATCATCTGGaacaaataaatgaatCATACGATAACCTAATTCTTCAGCCACTTCAGCTAAGTTTAAATACTCTCCTGATCCAACGGGACATTCCACTTTGAAATCACTACcataatacaaataaaatCTTTGTAGTGATTCAATAAGTAAGAAATTTGTAGCTAACCAAATTGGACCTCTCCAATTAGAATTACCACCAAACATACCAGAATCAGATTCACCAGGTAAATATTGAACTTTATAATGTTGACCATGAACATCCATTTCAAAAGGATGCTTTTCATGATATTTAGAAAGAGATCTAATACCGTACGATGACaagaattcattttcatctaaCATTCTTGTCAATATGGCTTGTAATCTATCCTTATTgactaatgataataataatctttcacCAACACCCTTCTTGGTCATGGTTACAATATTTCTACCAAACATTTCtggtttattttcaatgaacCAATCCACTCTTTTCTTAAACCCAGGAAATTGCTCCAAAATTCTTGGTTCTAAAGTCATTGCAGCATATAAAGGAATCAAACCAACAAGAGATCTGATGGGTAATTGTTGTCTATTTTTACTATCCCAAGTAATTGCATCGTAATAAAAttgatcttcttcattcCATAAGTTTTGTTTAGCGACTTCTTCACAATTACCCTCCATATTTCTACCAAGTTCGTATTCAAATGAAATAGAATCACTAATCAACATAAAATGTTCAAAGAATTTGGAGGCAATATCTTCATAAACAGGATTCTCTTTTGCTAATTCCAATGCGATATTTAACATTTGTAATGAGAAGAAAGCCATCCAACCAGTAGAATCAGCTTGTTCCAAAGTCCCACCAGTAGGTAAAGGTTCTGATCTATTAAAAACACCAATATTATCCAATCCAAGGAAACCACCTTCAAAAACGTTTTTCCCCTCTGAATCCTTACGATTAACCCACCAAGtgaaattcaataataatttttgaaaaactcTTTCTAAGAAGACACGATCTTCACGACcataaatatttctttcaatcTTAAAGACACGATACACGGCCCATGCATGAACTGGAGGATTAACATCATTAAAATTCCATTCATATGCTGGAATTTGACCATTTGGATGCATGTACCATTCTCTTGTTAATAAATCTAATTGTCTCTTGGCAAATTC harbors:
- the NDAI0I00670 gene encoding uncharacterized protein (similar to Saccharomyces cerevisiae YMR196W; ancestral locus Anc_6.286); translated protein: MNNIREKLDDTTIEEHRLHQNKTHEKYWYRWGPYLSERAWATVREDYSYNGDAWSHFPFEHANSRVFRWGEDGLFGVSDNKEFICLNVALWNGKDCRLKERLFGLTGPQGNHGEDVKELYYYLDNTPTHSYMKALYKYPFKKAFPYEELVEENGKRGYKDKEFEVYEIDGLYHDKETDDDPYYDVFFEMAKDDENPDDLNFRITVHNRSKLDSGELYISPQIFFRNTWAFNPEESKKLGGKPILQQDEKSNNLIHVKHRKYGDRQIVFQPSPGGFGNPEENQDQQHEVEDIDPVLLFTENDSNLVKLFNEKENPTKYSKDAFEEYLVNGKTDTVNPNHEGTKACAVYHFKNIPPNDYVTVRYKFTNDSENKIFPTNDISIIDEDEFDSIFDKREQEADEFYWRITPMPISDELRNVQRQAFAGLMWTKQFYNFTYDAWYNGDPDIKPFPPPNRANGRNKNWRHLYIEDILSMPDKWEYPFFASWDTAFHCIPLAMIDPEFAKRQLDLLTREWYMHPNGQIPAYEWNFNDVNPPVHAWAVYRVFKIERNIYGREDRVFLERVFQKLLLNFTWWVNRKDSEGKNVFEGGFLGLDNIGVFNRSEPLPTGGTLEQADSTGWMAFFSLQMLNIALELAKENPVYEDIASKFFEHFMLISDSISFEYELGRNMEGNCEEVAKQNLWNEEDQFYYDAITWDSKNRQQLPIRSLVGLIPLYAAMTLEPRILEQFPGFKKRVDWFIENKPEMFGRNIVTMTKKGVGERLLLSLVNKDRLQAILTRMLDENEFLSSYGIRSLSKYHEKHPFEMDVHGQHYKVQYLPGESDSGMFGGNSNWRGPIWLATNFLLIESLQRFYLYYGSDFKVECPVGSGEYLNLAEVAEELGYRMIHLFVPDDNGERAINYGPYNKFLSTDPYFKDYVTFFEYFDGDTGRGLGASHQCGWTALVAKWISDVGMSCIRLPRTPRASISTMRTTDSDMIDEVKSKRWARRKSAKSLVNFTSNVLELSEEEKRQHTLGGTHTGLTPQSSVCSKIARDALGEEVEEENEVEISSPSEQVNEEDKDGDKTIINKLKDKMKKMNFVNKSEENTK
- the VTI1 gene encoding v-SNARE protein VTI1 (similar to Saccharomyces cerevisiae VTI1 (YMR197C); ancestral locus Anc_6.287); amino-acid sequence: MSSVLTSYETEFQTSFEQTINALKGAPAQQLPQRNSTLKQIEEQKDELLDLTDQMDIEINNSMSMNPNDRAIYKAKLRQYKKDIESQIKIPLQKLIDMKDRDLLFGDSLNNMNNNNNGMDGTTEEQRQQMLANHAILQKSGDKLKDASRLANETEGIGSQIMMDLRSQRETLENSRQTLFQADSYVDKSIRTLKVMSTRLIANKFISYAIIAVLILLILLVLFSKFRS